GAATTTTTCCTCGGTTTTTTTGTATTTCCATACACATTACGCTTTCAAACCAGAAGGAAAATATATTTCTATTGTCGAAATAAATAGAGGTGAAGATTAATATAATTGGGGGCAGCGAGATGGCAGGTAGAAAAGTCGAATCAAAGGATTTATATGAATTGAAATCTGTGGTAAATCCACAATTTTCTCCGGATGGACAATCGTTCGTATATGTGCAAACAACCATCGATCAAGAAACGGATGAATATGAGTCACATATTTTTTACCAAACAGTTGAGCCAGATGGCCAACCCATTCAATGGACATATGGAAAAGGGAAAAATCATTCACCGCGTTGGTCCCCAGATGGAAGTGAGCTTGCGTTTGTCTCCAACCGAAGCGGGAAGAATCAAATCCATATACTAAGTGCAAACGGGGGAGAGGCGCGCCAACTAACTTTTCTTCCAAGTGGGGCGAGCAATCCTGTATGGTCGCCAGATGGATGTCAAATCGCTTTTACTACTTCCATGAAACCAGAGCAAACCATTTTTGATAAAAATGAAGAGAAAAAGCAAGAGAAACCAGTACCGCTAGAAGTGACGAAAATGCGCTATAAATCAGATGCCAGCGGCTTTTGGCAGGGAACCTTCCAACAAGTTGTATTAGCCAATGTAAAAACTGGAGAATTAGCGCAACTCACCGAATGCGAGCATGATGTGTCACTCTACAGCTGGTCACCTGACGGGAAGTATCTTGCGGTTGGAGCAGATTTATCAGAGGATTCAGATGCATCGTTTATTTATGATGTGTTTCTATTAGATGTCGCCACAAAAGAATTAACAAAAGTAACTGATTCCACCGGCTATTTTGGCAGTGCTGCTTGGTCACCAGATGGGAAGTATCTTGGAATGTTAGGGCATGAAAGGGAATTTGAGAATGCCACGCATACAAAAATCTGGATGTATACTTTCCAAAGTAGAGAACTGAAGTGTGTCACTACGAACTGGGATGTACCAGTGGGTGACTATATGGTGGGAGACTTCCATCAAGGGGCTTCCTCTCCAGGATTGCAGTGGAAAAGTGATAGCAAAGGGTTCTATTTCGTCGGGGCCGAAAAAGGGAATATCAATCTCTATTTCAGCGATATAAATGGTGACATTCAACCTATTCTCAAGGGTGAGCACCATGTTTATGGGTATGCGATTCACTCGGAATCGCAGAAAGCATTAGCTGCGATTAGTCAGCCAACAGATATCGGGGACCTTTACTTGTTCAGCCTTTCAGGGGAAGCCGCCCTTGAAAAGCGCACACAGGTGAACGGTTCATTTTTAACAGAAACGACCTTGTCCCAGCCTGAGGCCATTGAATTTGAAGGAGCAAATGGTTGGAAGGTACATGGCTGGCTGATGAAGCCGGTTGGTTTTGAAAAAGGAAAGAAATACCCGCTATTACTTGAAATTCATGGTGGACCTCATATGATGTACGGGAATACCTATATGAATGAGTTTCAGATATTAGCTGCAAAAGGCTATGCGGTACTATATGTGAATCCAAGAGGTGGGCACGGATATGGGCAAGCATTCGTCGATGCCGTTCGGGGTGATTATGGCGGCAACGACTATCAGGATCTCATGAGTGCTGTGGATTATGTGTTGGAAACCTATGATTTTATTGATGAGAAACGTCTCGGTGTTACCGGCGGAAGCTACGGCGGTTTTATGACGAATTGGATTGTTGGCCATACGAATCGATTTAAAGCTGCGGTAACTCAGCGATCCATCTCGAACTGGATTAGTTTTTATGGAGTCAGCGATATCGGCTATTATTTCACGGAGTGGCAAATCGACGGTGATTTCCGCGATATTCAAAAGCTGTGGAAGCATTCTCCGCTTGCTTATGTTGAAAAAGTAGAAACCCCACTGTTAATTTTGCATAGTGAAAAGGATTTCCGCTGCCCAATTGAGCAGGCTGAACAGCTATTTATCGCCTTAAAAAGATTAGGCAAGAAAACGAAATTCGTTCGTTTTCCAGAAGAAAACCACGAGCTTTCAAGAAGCGGCAAGCCAAGCCTCAGAAAAAGCAGGTTGGATTATATCCTAGGATGGTTTGAGGAAAATCTCTAATATTGAACACAAAAAAGCCGTAATCCATGAGATTACGGCTCTTATTTTATAAGAAAAGACTTAAGGTGCGAGAATTGTACAAAAGGAAGTTAAAATCATTATTCTTATCAACATATCTAGCATGAACAACCACTCCTTCAGGAATCGATTGATTACATGACTAATTATATAGCCCGTATATTGAGTTTGTATATGTAAATTGTAAATTAATTGTTAATTTGCGAATGGAAAATATTTGAAAGTCTTTTGTCGTTATGGAAAAAATTCCTTGAAAGTGAACAATCTGTCATTTACGATTAAATAGGAATATTGTCCCGCACAGGGATGAATGAAGGGGGAAACAGGTTGTTAGAAGTACAAAACCTAGCAAAATATTATGGCGAAAAAGCCGCCGTAGAATCATTATCGTTCACGGTTTCTAAAGGCGAAGTGTTCGGCCTCCTTGGACGAAATGGGGCAGGGAAGACAACAACAATCAAAATGATGCTTGGTCTTGTCGCTCCCAATCACGGCCATGTGTTATGGAATAGCAAAAAAGGCTTGAAACATACTTCATTCGGCTATTTACCAGAAGAGAGAGGATTATATCCCAAAACCAAAGTGATTGATCAATTGTCCTATTTTGGGAGATTAGAGGGAATGAATCGTACCGAGATTAAAAATAGCATTGATTACTGGGTGGACCGTTTCGATATTGGGATGTACAAAAACAAGCTCGCGGGCGAATTGTCGAAGGGGAACCAGCAAAAGGTGCAGCTGGCTGCGACGCTTTTACATAACCCAGAACTCATCATATTAGACGAACCGTTCAGTGGACTGGACCCTGTTAACTCCAATCTTTTAACAGAAGTGATTTTAGAAGAAAAAGAGAAGGGCAAGGTTATCATCATGTCCAGCCACCAGATGGATCAGGTGGAGAAGTTTTGTAAAAATGTAGTACTCTTAAAGGATGGCAGAGTGCTCTTAGGTGGAGAACTGGAAGCAGTGAAAGCATCCTATGGGGTTATGTACTTGTCCCTTTACGGGGATGTAGAAAAATTGAAAGGATTCTGCATGCAGCATCAGTATACCTTTGAACAGGAACTGAAACGTGTCATTGTTTCGTTAACAAGAGATCAGGATCCACTTACCGTGTTGTCGCAATTAAAACATGAGGGGATCCCTGTGAATGAAGTCACGTTCCTTCAGCCGACCCTTCATCAGATTTTCATAGATAAGGTGGGGTCATAGTATGAAAGCATTATGGATTTCTTACTTCTTTCACTTAAAGGAGCAAGTTCGTTCGAAGGGGTTTCGGATTACATCGCTCGTAATTTCTGTTGTGATCCTTGGATTTTTAGCCTATAACCATTTCTCCACAAATAAGGATGAAGTGCGTGTCTCCGTGGTCAATTTATCTTCTTATAAGATTGATGAAGCATTTTTGAAAAAAAATATTGATGAATTGACTCTTTTTACAAAGGAAGAAAAAGATATCAAGAAAGAGAAGAAACGAATCCAAGATCAGGACCTGGATCATTTAGTGGTTATTAAAGAGAAGGACTCTCTTCCAGTGGTCCAGTATTACTACCATCGTTCGCCAGATCCAGGTGTCATTTATCCATTTTCCACTCAGTTGCAACAGCAGTATATGGCAAAAGTATCAGCGGAACATTCCTTATCCAATGATGTGATAAACCAGTTGTTTCAAAGTGTCCCTGTTGACGAGACCATGCTGGCTAAGAATAATGGAAGCCTCGGTATTGTGTATGTCTTCATTTTCTTAATGTACACGTTCATTCTCATGTTTGGCCAAGGTATAGCTATGAGTATCACGGGGGAAAAATCAACCCGCGTGATGGAGGTTATGATTACAAAAGTGAAGCCGATTTATATGCTGTTCGCGAAGGTTCTTTCTCATCTGACAGCAGGGCTAATTCAAGTAACCATCTTCTTTTTATCAGGTTATCTTGGCTATTTATTAGGCTGGATTAAGTCCGACCAACTGAGCGTTGTGGGCTTTACCTTCGACCTATCGCAAATAGATGCCCAATTAGTTGCGCTATTTGTTTTCTTCTTTGCTTGTGGATATCTTGTGTATTCTCTATGTTTTGCGGCACTCGGTTCACTTATTTCACGGACGGAGGATTTAGGCAGTGTGATGGGACCGGTTATGGTCCTTGTGATGGGAGCCTTGTTCATTGGGATAAAAACCATGATGGACCCAACAGGTGGATTGGTTACCTTTGGAACGTATTTCCCGTTCTTCTCACCAATTGTAGCCTTCTCAAAATACGTAATGGGAGAACTGACAGCTGGTCAAATCGTACTAAGTGGAAGCATTTTAGTAGCTTCGATCCTCTTCATTGCCTATCTTGCCTCAAGAATTTATGTGAAAGGCGTTATGGTCTATGGAGAGAAGTTTAAATGGTCTAATTTGAAAGTGATGTTTGCAAAAGAAGCATCGAATAAAACCATTAATAGTTAATTTCAAGGGGCGTAATTCTACTCAGAATTACAGTCCCTTTTTTAAAAAGGGGCGCTAGTAAATGAAAAAGACAGCCGTTCTATTATATCCACAATTTAGCGAGTATGAACTCAGTGTCGCGTTATCGATATTGATGCAGGGAGAGAAACCTGTGATCATTATCGGACTAAATCATGAGCCTATTAGAGGGGAAGCGGGACTAACCGTTGTACCTGACATGACCATTGAAGAGGTAAATCTCGGAGATATCGATAGCCTATTGTTAACAGGTTGTATGGATATTTTTGCCTTAAAAGACGAAACAAATCTGTTTGAGTTTTTAAGTCTGCTAGAAAAGAATGTATCTGTGATTGCAAGTATTTCAAGTTCTCCGTTCCTTTTGGCAAAAGCAGGTATATTAAAGGGAAAAAAGTATACCGTTGGAATGACCGCAGAGGACCGGAACCTATCGGGGGTTTTTGAAAGGGAACATTACTCAGATGAGCTGGTAGTGCAAGATGGGAAGCTGATTACAGCCAGGGGAAGAGGATTTATCAAGTTTGGCAGGATAGTAGGGGAGGCATTGAACCTATCATTCGATGAGAACTGGTACCGGGAATAGAAAAAGAGCTTGGGGGCTTCCAAGCTCTTTTTCTTATCTGTTATTTCATTACCTTCCAAAACTCTCCCGCCACTGTTTGATAGCCGGTTAGGCTTAGGTGGATGTCATTTGGATTTGGAATGAATTCTGTGTAGTTACCAGCAATCACGGTGTCAGTTGGTACAAATTTATCACCGTGCAATCCAGCGAGAGTAGCAATTTGATTATTAAAGTTTGCTAGAATTGGTAGTAACATGGTTTGCTGCTCTTGTGGATAGTATGGGAATGGGTTGTAATAGCCCATTACATATACCTTAGCATTTGGATTTAACTGATCGATTGTGCTTAGAATCGTATTGATATTTTCACTCACCGTTGCAATGGCCTGCGGTACTTGTGCTGGATTGGTCTTTAGCACAGGAATGAGGTCATTTGCGCCAATATCAATTGTAACATGCGTTGCTTCTGAGATTTCATTACGGACAGCCTCACTAGTTAGGATGTCATTTACTACATCTACAGAGGTATATCCAGAAACACCAAAGTTATCGAAATCTAGTAATTGATAGGTTTTTCCAAATCTTTCAGCGATATAGTCTGGGTAACCTAGACCATCTTCTCTGTATGGAGTCTGACCTGCTGCTAAGGAATCGCCCAATGCAACATATTGGACCTGAACCCAGGCGCCATCTTTACCAAGGATATACCCATTAACTGTCGTATTAGCTGCCATCACACCACTTGATTGTAAGAAATACCACTTTGTCCCTAGGTGTAGCCATCCAGTTTTCATTGCCCCGCTATCTAGCAGGTAATACCAGCTGCTTCCGTCTTTTACCCACCCAGTTTCCATCACACCGGAGTTAGTAAAGAAGTACCAAGTGCCTGAGATCTTTGCCCAACCGGTTTTCATCGCTCCACTGGATTGTAAATAATACCATAGGTTGCCTTCTTTATGCCAGCCTGTGCTCATTGTCCCGTTTGTATTAAAAAAGTACCAAGAGCCGCCGACTTTCACCCAGTCGGTCATCATTTGACCACTGCCATTTAGATAGTACCAAGCCCCATCAAAAAACCAGCCAGTTTTCATGACACCCTTACTATCAAGGTAATACCAATGACCGCTGTTTGCTAGCCATCCTTTGTAGATCTTCCCAGATGAATAGTAGTACCATTGTCCATTTACGGATTTCCAGCCTGTATATGTACCGGTGGTTGTTTTGCTGCTTGTACTTTTACCTGATATAAAGCTGCTGTATTCTCCACTTGACACTTCGCATGGAAGGCCGTCGTTGTCTCCGTCAAGGCGATGCGGATCGTAGCTGGCGCTGTATCCATTTTTATACCAAAATTCCATGACGGCTTGTTTGCTGGAAAAATCTTTGCAGTCCATGTCAGTGAAGGCGAAAGCCTTGGGCTGGTCCACCCAGAAGAGCACCGCTGCTAACATGGTCAAAGAAAATAGCCATTTTTTCATATATGTATCCTCCTGTTTTTTTTACTGGAAATAAAGTTCCTATAAAAATATAACACTATTTTTATAGTAGTAAAATTGAAATAGATCGCTGGAGAGTAAATTTATTTCGACAAACGTAATATTGCGGCGTTTGAGAAGGGGTCTACGTGCCCGAAGAGGGTGGAAAAAGAAGCAATGGGTAACGTAGAAGGGGTCTACGTGCCCGAAGAAGGTGGAAAAAGAAGCAAGCGGTAACGTAGAAGAAGTCTACGTGCCCGAAAAGGGTAGAAAAAGAAGCAACGGGTAACGTAAAAGGAGTCTACGTTACCGAAGAGGAAGCGAGTAACATAAAAAGGTCGCGTAGATAGCTTCTACGCGACCAATTGGATTACAAACAACTGCGATTTGTCTCTTACAACAACGATCTCATCGCTTTTTACTTCCCGATAAACTCCTGTGTCCAATAATTTCCGTTCGCTACATACCCGACCCCGATAGAAGTAAAGTTCGGGCTTAAGATATTTTTACGGTGGCCATCACTGTTCATCCAAGCTGTCACTACTTCTTCTGGCGTTCTCTGACCCATCGCAATATTCTCACCCGCATAACGGTAAGTAATGCCATATTTCTTCATCATGTCAAACGGTGAGCCGTAGGTTGGGCTTGTATGGCTAAAGTAATGATTGGTAGACATGTCTTGTGATTTATCGCGAGCCATTTTGCTTAGCGTTAAATCTACTTTTAGCGCAGGTAACCCATTCTTCGCACGTTCTTGATTCGTTAAATCAACCACCTTCTGCTCGTACGCACTTAAGCTATAAGTAGATTCCGATGTAGTAGTAGACTGTGCAGGCTCTTGCTGTACCGGTGTGGTTGAGGCTTGAGTTGTCTGCTCAGTAGTTGTTGGTGCAGGAGCTGGTGTAGGTGCCGGTGCCGGAGTTGGCGCAGGTTGCTTCACCGTGTTTTGAGAAACGGTCATACCAAGACTTGCTAAATATTTTTCAATGATGCTATTAATCTCATCCATATTTGATGCTTTATAGACATACACCTTTTCTTGTGATGTAGGTGTAAACGTTGCAGCATGTGCTTTATTTAATATAGGGTTTGCCATTACTACAGCCGCCGCCGCAGCTACAGTTAACATTGCTTTTTTCTTTAACATGAAACCATCCTCCTTAAGATGAAAACTGCTGTGACTTAACAGCAACAGCATATCATACGATTTTTGTCATATTTAAGGTAGGATTTTACAGCTAGATTTTCTTTAGGGATTCCTGTTGTATAAAAAATGCCCCATTCATAGGTTTAAGCACTATTTTTCTATATAAAAATAGCACTCTTTCATTCTACTAGTTATTATAAAAAATGCCATTTATTGTGTGAGGGTAGGGGGTTGACAACTTTCAAATCAGAAATGTTACTTTACATTTATTTCAGAAAAAAGTCGAAGGTTAAGCGGAGTTTACTATCCTTTCTTATCGAGTCGGGGTTTGCATAATAAGTTCAACTACTATTTGAACATGGTGGGACATATTCTTTTTAAAAAAGGGAGAAACTAAAGGAGAGTATCCACCATGCGGAGAAGATCTGCTTCCACCAAAAAATTGCTAAGCGGCATTCTGGTACTTGCCGGAATTTTTTTAGTTTTTTATTACTACGGTCAGCCTTTTCTTCGTCTAGTGATGATGTAAAGTCAGTGGTCGAAGAATTTTATAGCTATGAACAAGAAGGGGATTTTGCCAACTCCTGGGCGTTGTTTCATTCCTCGATGAAGAAAAAATTCAGCAAGGGTAACTATATTCAAGACCGGGCCCATGTATTTATGAATCATTTTGGAGTAGAGACTTTTTCCTATACGATGGGCGAACTAGAGGAGTTAAAGGATTGGAAAATGTCTAAAACAGGCCCTTCCCTGAAAAATGTGTATAAAGTCCCAATTACTCAAACCTACAAAGGGAAATACGGGAATTTTGACTTGAAACAAGAGGTATTTGTGGTCGAGGAAAAAGGGAAATGGACGATCCTTTGGGATTATAACCAATAGGCGCCTCACATGTGGAACATATTGTCATCATAATAATAGGATAAACATTTTAACCCTTTAAATGATTATGGTAAGATAGGATAGGACTAAGGTTCAAATCATGAAAATAGCTGGAGGACTTACCGTGGCTTATCAAACAAAAGAATGTTTTAAAATGTTTACGTTAAATTCCAATCGTAAGCTAGCAGAAGAGATGGCGCAGATTCTAGGTTGTGAGTTAGGAAGAAGCTCTGTATCTCGTTTTAGTGATGGTGAAATTCATATTAACATAGAAGAGAGTGTTCGTGGAAGTGAAGTGTACTTAGTTCAATCGACTTCACAGCCAGGGAATGAATATATTATGGAGCTCCTTATTATGATTGATGCATTGAAAAGAGCTTCGGCAAAAGCAATCAATGTAGTTGTTCCATATTATGGGTATGCTCGTCAAGACAGAAAGGCACGTTCACGGGAACCAATTACGGCTAAGCTGATTGCGAACCTTTTAGAAAGAGCGGGAGCCACTAGGGTTTTAACAATGGACCTGCATGCACCACAGATCCAAGGTTTCTTTGATATCCCTGTTGATCAGTTAATCGGTGTTCCCATTTTAGCGGAGTACTTTGAAGGGAAGGGATTAGAGGATGTGGTGGTTGTTGCTCCAGATAATGGCGGAGTAACGAGAGCGAGAAAATTGGCAAGCCGCTTACATGTTCCGATTGCTTTTGTTGATAAGCGTCGTCCGAAACCTAATGTAGCTGAAATCATGAACATTGTCGGTAATATTGACGGAAAAAATTGCATCCTTATTGACGACTTAATTGATACGGCTGGAACGATTACTCTTGCAGCACAAGGTCTAATGGAAAAAGGAGCGAAAGCTGTGTATGCATGCTGTACACATCCTGTTCTTTCAGGACCAGCTGTCAGCCGAATCGAAGCTTCACCGATCAAAGAGTTGGTTGTAACGAATACGATTGAGCTTCCAGAAGAGAAGATGATCAGCAAGGTTACCTCTTTATCGGTTGCTCCGTTGCTTGCGGAAGCGATTGACCGAATTCACAACGAAAGACCAGTAAGTCCTTTATTTGAATAAGAGCGGCTATTACGATCCAATTCCTAACTTTTAGGGGTTGGATTTTTTTATGTAATTTTTCCTAGAGCAAGGCAGGGACTAATCCTCGTGAAGAAGGAGGGACGACGGGTATTTGATAAAGATTACTGCCCGTTGAGGAGAAAAAAGGAGAAGACCGGTAACTAGTCGCCGTGACTACTGCCCGTTGACGAGAAAAAAGGAGAAGAATGGTAACTAGACGCCGTGACACCTGCCCGTTGAAATGTTAGAACTGGTAAGTTATTCAGAGCCTATTGTTCTAAGCTAAAAGAAGCATAATGAAAAGTAAAAAGACAGGCCCCAAACGGGTCAGTCTTTTTAATTGGAAGAAATTTTACAGTGAGCGACTAGGAATTTAGTGCTATATTTAACCATATATTATTCGGAATCCTGGGGTGGGTCTATTTGGGAACTGTGGCACTTCTTTTAATCATTTGTTTAATGATTACTTGCGGCATCTTTATTTGTTGGAGAATGCTGACACATCAGAAAGAACGTAAGCAAACGGAAGCAAAGCTTCTAGAGAGTGAAGACCGTTATCGGAGCTTGGTTGAACTGTCACCTAAAGGCATACTAGTCTATCAGGACCATAAGATTGTTTATGCTAATTCTGCTGCGCTGAGACTGTTAAAATCTCCCGATGAAAAAGAACTACTTGGAAAATCACTGCTTGATTTTGTTCACCATGATAGTAAGGAAGAGATGATCAACAACCTACAAAAAGTCATGAACGGTGAATTTGTGGCACTCCATGAATATAAGTTTACTACCATGACAGGTGAGACCATTTGCGTAGAGGCAGTTGGCTCTACCGTCATATTTAACGGAAAGCCGGCATTGATGGCAATTGGAAGTGACATTACCGAAAAAAAGAATTTACAACAGCAATTGACTATTAACGAACAGCGCTACAAATCCTTATTCGAATACCATTCTGATGCTGTGTATAGCTTGGACTTAGAGGGGAAATTTACTAGTGTAAATAAAGCCAGTGAATCCATTTCAGGGTATCGTCCTGATGAACTTCTGCATAAACATTTTACCGATTTCATCTACACGGATGATTTACAGAAAACCATCGATATTTTTGACTCCACTTCAACAAACGGTGGGAACCCTCAAAGTCATCACATTCGCTTAAATCATAAAAGTGGAGAGGTTCTCCACCTGAATGTCACCAGTGTACCAATCATTGTGAATGAACAAGTAGTGGGTGTTTATGGGATTGCAAAAGATATCACCGAGCAAATTCAAAACCAAGAAACCATCCGGCACTTAGCTTACCACGATTATCTGACAGGCCTGCCGAACAGAAATCTCCTGGAAAATCACCTGTTATTAGAGCTTAATTTAGAAGAAGATAAGAATCGGAAAATGGCTATTCTTTTTATTGACCTTGATCGCTTTAAGGCCATCAATGATACGTTTGGCCACTCAGTGGGCGATTTGCTGTTAGTAGAAGTAGCCAAACGGTTACAAACTGCCATTCTCGGAAAAGATCAGGTTTTTAGGCAGGGTGGAGATGAATTTATCGTTATTCTAAATGATGCAGACCGGATGATTGCCGAAAAGGTAGCTCTTCGGATTTTATCTGTTCTGGCCTCACCATTTACTATTAACAAAAGTGATTTATTTATTTCTCCGAGTATTGGTATCAGTTTGTTTCAAGAGGATGGACAATCAATGGAAACACTGATCAAGCATGCCGATTTTGCCATGTACCAAGCGAAAAAGGCAGGGAAAAATACGTATCGCTTTTATTCAAATAAAGAAATTATAGAGAATGTGAATCCCCTTCTTATGGAAATGGATTTGCATAAGGCGATTGAAAGGGAAGAGTTTATTCTTCATTATCAGCCTAAAGTTAATTTAAAGACCGGGAAAGTCATTGGGGCTGAGGCTCTAATCCGCTGGAATCATCCTGATAAAGGAATGATTCCTCCTTCGCAATTTATTCCGGTAGCGGAAGAAACAGGGTTAATTATCCCTATCGGCGAATGGGTTCTTCAAGAGGCATGTTCGCAGCAAAAGAAATGGATAGAGCAGGGATTCCCCAATACAAGGATGTGCGTGAATTTATCCGCCCGTCAATTCTCGCAATGCCAAATTGTCCAGACGGTAAAAAAGGTTCTGGAAAAGACCGGTTTAGAACCTCAGCACTTAGAACTTGAAATAACAGAGAGTATGACGATGGATATTGAACGAACCATCATTACGTTACACGAATTAAAAAAGCTTGGACTCTTAATTAGTATTGATGATTTTGGAACAGGATTTAGCTCATTAAACTACTTAAAACAGTTCCCGGTCGATACATTAAAGATCGATCAGTCCTTCGTTCGGGAGCTATACAATCAAACAAATGACGAAACCATTGTCAAAACCATTATTACTATGGCCCATACCTTACAATTAAATGTTGTGGCCGAGGGTATTGAAACAAGGGAGCAGCTTGTCTTTTTACAACAGCATCTTTGCGATACGGCACAAGGCTATTTCTTTAGTGAGCCACTCCCGGCAAATGATTGGAATCAGGCGTTCTTTAGTAAAATAGAAGAAACCGTGAGTAAGTTCGGCATCTCGCAAGATACAACCAAACGAATGTGGATGGAAGAAACGGTACGGATTGCACGTCAGGAATTACAAGATACCCTACAGAGACAGCAGGGATTGACCATTAAGTATACCAAGATAGATGGGAAATTTGTTCATACCTTGTGTGAAGGTACGTTACTTCGACGCTTTGGATTAGTACCAGAGCAAGTCATCGGGAAAGAATTGCATGAATTCCTTCCGGAAAAGCTGGCTCAAGAAAAACTTGCTTTTTATGAAAAGGCTTGGGATGGAGCAGAGAATGTTACGTACGAAGCGAAAGTCAACGGAATTTATTATTTGGCTGCATTAAGTCCGTTGAAAAAACGTGGGAACGTGGTAGAGGTCATTGTTTCGTGCAGTGACATTACGACTCTTAAAGAGACCGAGAAAGCATTAAGGGAAAGTCAAGAAATGTACCGGCTCGTCGCTGATAATATGACAGACCTGATCACAGTTTTCGATTTAGATGGAAAAATTAAGTAT
The window above is part of the Bacillus sp. SORGH_AS_0510 genome. Proteins encoded here:
- a CDS encoding EAL domain-containing protein, yielding MALLLIICLMITCGIFICWRMLTHQKERKQTEAKLLESEDRYRSLVELSPKGILVYQDHKIVYANSAALRLLKSPDEKELLGKSLLDFVHHDSKEEMINNLQKVMNGEFVALHEYKFTTMTGETICVEAVGSTVIFNGKPALMAIGSDITEKKNLQQQLTINEQRYKSLFEYHSDAVYSLDLEGKFTSVNKASESISGYRPDELLHKHFTDFIYTDDLQKTIDIFDSTSTNGGNPQSHHIRLNHKSGEVLHLNVTSVPIIVNEQVVGVYGIAKDITEQIQNQETIRHLAYHDYLTGLPNRNLLENHLLLELNLEEDKNRKMAILFIDLDRFKAINDTFGHSVGDLLLVEVAKRLQTAILGKDQVFRQGGDEFIVILNDADRMIAEKVALRILSVLASPFTINKSDLFISPSIGISLFQEDGQSMETLIKHADFAMYQAKKAGKNTYRFYSNKEIIENVNPLLMEMDLHKAIEREEFILHYQPKVNLKTGKVIGAEALIRWNHPDKGMIPPSQFIPVAEETGLIIPIGEWVLQEACSQQKKWIEQGFPNTRMCVNLSARQFSQCQIVQTVKKVLEKTGLEPQHLELEITESMTMDIERTIITLHELKKLGLLISIDDFGTGFSSLNYLKQFPVDTLKIDQSFVRELYNQTNDETIVKTIITMAHTLQLNVVAEGIETREQLVFLQQHLCDTAQGYFFSEPLPANDWNQAFFSKIEETVSKFGISQDTTKRMWMEETVRIARQELQDTLQRQQGLTIKYTKIDGKFVHTLCEGTLLRRFGLVPEQVIGKELHEFLPEKLAQEKLAFYEKAWDGAENVTYEAKVNGIYYLAALSPLKKRGNVVEVIVSCSDITTLKETEKALRESQEMYRLVADNMTDLITVFDLDGKIKYASPSHKSVLGYPASYYENYNSTSNLHPEDQTFYKRTFVNTINSKQPCIIRYRISTHNRSWKLFEVKLTPVTDDHGKVIHIIGVAKDLTGALQVDEEYQRG